ttcatcccttgACAACCTCACAGACTCAACCTACGATGACGAATCCGGAATGCTCGCGTCGGTAGCGGCGGTGGACAAATTGATTCAGAACGAGGTAGACGCAGGTATACCAGAGAACAAGATAATCTTAGGTGGTTTCTCCCAGGGAGGTGTCATTTCCATATTAACAGCTTTGACCTCGAAGCGGAAATTGGGTGGGGTAGTGGGTCTGTCAACTTGGGTAGGGCTAAATCATAAGATTGAAAATGTGAGTTTTCGCCTCACTTTCACTATACCTTTTCCCCCCATATCTACATACAATTCACATCGACTTATAaatgagaagatcaactaATATGCGTGTGAAAATAGATAAAATCAGCTCATGCAAATGAAATTCCAATTTTCTGGGGCCACGGTACGGCTGATCCAGTAGTAAATTACGAATGTAAGTGGACTAGATTATTCAAACTTCATTTGGTTAACATAACATGACGTCCATCCAAACGATTCATTACTGAGGACTTATGCTAAAATGGTCTTAATGTAAATGTTATTGTTAGATGGTCAACAATCTATAGAATTATTGACCAAGAAATTGGGATTCCCTTTACTTTCCAAGGGGACGACATTCCAAAGACCTGGAGTGAGATTTGAGAGTTATCAGGGATTACCACATTCATCTTCGCCTCAGGAGATCGAGGATCTGAAAGGTTGGTTGGTGGAAGCGTTGAAATAGAGTCAAGTGGGGATAAGGGATACTTCTTACTTGTCTGTGATATACTCAAAATagttatatatatatctatatatcgTACCTAGATAAAGGTGGTTTTGAACGCGAATAAAATATGCACATAAAAGGAATACTGGAATGGATGTATTACTTATTAGTTAACAACAATTTATACATTTATCATTATTTGTTATTTGTCTATGtatcaattgatattgatagattACTGTATCGGATCGTATTGTAGCTGTGTTATTCGTTCTAACAGCGTTTTGAGTGACATACTGTATCGTCTATCCCAACTCCTTCCCCTCTCTTCTGATTTTTCTGAAAGCTATGATCCATTAACTCCCTCTTTTATACTCTCCTCTACCCCACCTTCCGGAACGATTCCATCCGCCAACATCCTCTCCAACTTCCTAACTTCCTCGGAGGTCTTTGCCCTTGTTAAAGCTTCCACCACCCGTCGCTTCTCATCGGGAGtcatcaatcttcctttacctcctttcGCGATACTTGCATTCTTGTTTATATTCGAGCTGAACGCTGAGGAGGATACAGATGAGGTAGTAGGAATAGATAACTGATGGGCTAAGCTGTTCGGTAGACCCGTCGAAGAGTCCAAAAGAAGTTTCTTAGATTGTTCACGAAGTGAATCTTTTATTCGGGAGTAATCTAGGACGTGGAGGTTGCCTTTGGCCACCTGAGTGCAGAACAGGGTAGTCAGTAGAGTGAACGGAAGATTCTTTATggaaattgatgatttatGAGATCCATATTGTCGAGATATATATACGTGGAGGATGACAAAGAGGTTTATTTTTGCTCTTCACCGAAGATATCGTCATCCCTTATGGGGAGATGGAGACAGAAGGAAAtgtaaactcaccttccacaccaCAAACTCCTTATAATGTTCATGCTCCGTCACCGGGTTCCCCCTCAATACCAAATGCCGTAAGGATGTTAATGATTCtaatggaagaagagtggagagggatgagataGCATTGTTGGTGAGGACTGTCAACGAAGTCAGCTAGAAAATCCGGCGATGCGAGTACGACGACTGACCTAGTGTTACGAGGTTAGGTATCTAATAAATCATGGTTTTGTCAGTTGAATCCGCTCGCGCGAAGGCGTTGCGTAGGATCAGTAACTTACATTAGGAGGTAATGAGGGGCTGATGGTGGATATTTGATTCTGAGCGGCATGTATAGCTGTTAATCGAGGTGCTAAACGTGAAATGAGCAAGGAAAATATAAGCTTGGCACATCGCTGATAGGTAGGAGCTGGACTCACAATGAGGTATGTTACCCAATACCGTTATCGAATTATCAGTCAGATTGAGGGTGTCATACGATCCTTGATGGGATGCCAAGTTTTCGATAACAGGTATTTGCAAACCTACGCATCGAATAACGATTGTCAGCTGTTAATTTGATGTACCCCCCTTGTCCAGATGTT
The nucleotide sequence above comes from Kwoniella europaea PYCC6329 chromosome 1, complete sequence. Encoded proteins:
- a CDS encoding acyl-protein thioesterase 1 produces the protein MASQLKHLKVSPKEAHTATVIFLHGLGDSGHGWLPVAKMLWSSFPNVKWILPHAPQIPITLNGGMTMPGWFDLSSLDNLTDSTYDDESGMLASVAAVDKLIQNEVDAGIPENKIILGGFSQGGVISILTALTSKRKLGGVVGLSTWVGLNHKIENIKSAHANEIPIFWGHGTADPVVNYEYGQQSIELLTKKLGFPLLSKGTTFQRPGVRFESYQGLPHSSSPQEIEDLKGWLVEALK